The Oryctolagus cuniculus chromosome 5, mOryCun1.1, whole genome shotgun sequence genome includes a region encoding these proteins:
- the TPBG gene encoding trophoblast glycoprotein, with protein sequence MPGACSRGPAAGDGRLRLARLALVLLGWVSSPSPTSSASSSTSSASSLASEVSAQPPLPGQCPPPCECSEAARTVKCVNRNLTEVPADLPPYVRNLFLTGNQLAVLPAGAFVRRPPLAELAALNLSGSRLEEVRAGAFEHLPSLRQLDLSHNPLAHLSPFAFSGSNASVSAPSPLMELMLNHIVPPAEQRQNQSLEGMVAAALRAGHALRGLSRLELASNHLLYLPRDLLAYLPGLTHLDLRNNSLVSLTYVSFRNLTHLESLHLEDNALKVLHNGTLAELQGLAHVRVFLDNNPWVCDCHMADMVAWLKETEVVQGKARLTCAFPEKLRNRVLLELNSSDLDCDPILPPSLQTSYVFLGIVLALIGAIFLLVLYLNRKGIKKWMHNIRDACRDHMEGYHYRYEINADPRLTNLSSNSDV encoded by the coding sequence ATGCCTGGGGCGTGCTCCCGGGGCCCCGCCGCCGGGGACGGGCGGCTGCGGCTCGCGCGCCTGGCGCTGGTCCTCTTGGGCTGGGTCTCCtcgccctctcccacctcctcggcgtcctcctccacctcctcggCGTCGTCCCTGGCCTCCGAGGTGTCTGCTCAGCCCCCGCTGCCGGGCCAATGCCCCCCGCCCTGCGAGTGCTCCGAGGCGGCGCGCACCGTCAAGTGCGTGAACCGCAACCTGACCGAGGTGCCCGCCGACCTGCCCCCGTACGTGCGCAACCTCTTCCTCACCGGCAACCAGCTGGCGGTGCTGCCCGCGGGCGCCTTCGTCCGCCGGCCACCGCTGGCGGAGCTGGCCGCGCTCAACCTCAGCGGCAGCCGCCTGGAGGAGGTCCGCGCCGGCGCCTTCGAGCACCTGCCCAGCCTGCGCCAGCTCGACCTCAGCCACAACCCGCTGGCCCACCTCAGCCCCTTCGCTTTCTCTGGCAGCAACGCCAGCGTCTCGGCCCCCAGCCCCTTGATGGAACTGATGCTGAACCACATCGTGCCCCCGGCGGAGCAGCGGCAGAACCAGAGCTTGGAGGGCATGGTGGCCGCGGCCCTGCGTGCGGGCCATGCGCTGCGTGGACTCAGTCGCCTGGAGCTGGCCAGCAACCATCTCCTGTACCTGCCCCGGGACTTGCTGGCCTACCTGCCGGGCCTCACACACCTGGACCTGCGTAACAATTCGCTGGTGAGCCTGACCTACGTGTCCTTCCGCAACCTGACGCACCTTGAGAGCCTCCACCTGGAGGACAATGCCCTCAAAGTCCTTCACAACGGCACCCTAGCCGAGTTGCAAGGCCTGGCCCACGTCAGGGTCTTCCTGGACAACAATCCCTGGGTGTGCGACTGCCACATGGCTGACATGGTGGCTTGGCTCAAGGAGACCGAGGTAGTGCAGGGCAAAGCCAGGCTCACCTGTGCGTTCCCAGAAAAACTGAGGAACCGGGTGCTCTTGGAACTCAACAGCTCCGACCTGGACTGTGACCCTATCCTGCCGCCATCCCTGCAGACTTCTTATGTCTTCCTGGGCATTGTTTTGGCCCTAATAGGCGCGATTTTCCTGCTGGTTTTGTATTTGAACCGCAAGGGGATAAAAAAGTGGATGCATAACATCAGGGATGCCTGCAGGGATCACATGGAAGGGTATCATTACAGATACGAAATCAACGCGGACCCCAGGTTAACAAACCTCAGCTCCAACTCGGATGTCTGA